TGCCAACGAAACCCACGGCAGATTGATAATGTAAAGGTTTCCGGAGCCAAAAGAATCGATCGCCAACCTTGATTTGTTTTTAACAAGTACCACAACGATAAGCGCAAAGTCAACCGGCAATGACACCGGTTTAAACGGCTGCGGCCGTTAACCGCTTGGGGGACGCATTAACCCCGCCATCGCCGGCCTTGCCTGCCAAAAGATGTTCCAGGGCTGCCAACCGCTTTTTCTGAGCATGCACACAGGAGGCGATTGACGCCAGGTTCTCGCCGGGATAGGGGGTCTGCCGGGCAATTTGAAGGCAGAGACGCATGCCGGCCTCGATATTGGCCCGGATGCCCGCCAAACGTTCCACCTCGCGGGCACTCCCGTCGGTCGCTTCGATCAGTTTTTCGAAATAATCGACCGTCATGACCAACTCTTTGGCAAACATATGGGGACGTTCAACCGGCACCAGGGACGCCCCGCGACCATAAAAATGGTCGATCATTTCCTGCAAGCTGTAAATCCGATTGAACCAGGCGATATTCGGGCCGGGACAGACGGCCTGGGGCGCAGTGGCCCCGGAGGCCTTCAGACCCAGCGCGATCAGGGCCGAATTGCCAAGCTGTTCACAGAGGCAGGCCTTGTTGACGGCCGCCCGGCGCATCACCGCCTTCACTTTGCTTGACGTCTTCAGGGCCTCGATTTCGGCCAATTTCAGCCGCTGATATTCTTTTGATGCCGTGCACATGAAGGGTGCGTAATCCGAGTTGAGGGCGAGAATCCCCTTGGTGCAATTAGCCCCGGGGCTTGCGGAAGCCCCTTTTTTTTCAATCCATCTTTCCGAGCCGGAATTGCGGACGTTGTTGAAGGGCACCCCAAGGGGCGAAACATCACTGATGTAAAGATCCTCCTCTCCTGCCTGGCTGAGAAGTTCGCGGGTTTGGTCATCCACCCGTGTAACCTCCGGCACCAGCAGAAAGGGCGTGGCAACACCGATGAAATCCATTTCAAAATCGTTTTGCAGCCGCAGAATTTCACCATGGGTGCCGATTCCCCCCTGAACCGTGACCAGGGGCGCGGTAGCGCCCTCCGCTATGCGGTAATCCCATCCCTGTTGATCGTAAAAGGCCCGTATCGCCGGCTGGAATTCCTCTGCCAGGCGGCTGCGGTAGGCCTTGAATTCCTCGAGCAGATCGGGAAGTAATTTGCCCGCTGAAAAAAAGGCATGACCGCCGCAGTTCAATCCCGACTCGATCCGATATTCGGCGACTTCGAGGCCCTTCTTGGCCAGAAACTTACCCTGAATCAGGGCCGAGCGAAAATCACTGACCTTCAGGATGATCCGTTTGCGGATCTGGCCGTCGGCGTCACGGTAAAAATCAGGAAACCGCGTCAGGTAACTGAACAGCCCCTTGTTGACCCCGGCCGAGAAAACCATGGCGGAGTTGAGTTCGCTCTGGGCAAACCCTCGAAGGGCGCTCTTGGCGTCGCTGAACTCCTCCCCCAAGGGCTGACCGGAGGGCGAGCAGCGGGGGCGGTCCAGGCGCACCATCAGATTAACATCGATTGCACCGGCAGTCATTCGATCGGTCAGCTGCTGCTCACGGCGCTGCCGCTGCGGCCCTGGCGGCATGGCCAACAAGTCCCGGTAGGCGATTTTAAGGGGTGCCGTCTCCGGCAGCAGGTCGAAATATTTCTGTTTTTCGTTTTCTTCAAAAAACGGCAGCCGTTTGGTTTCGTCGAGTTTTCGATCGACAATCTTTTTTACCAGATTGAGATACGCGCTTATCCGCTGCGCACGGCAATCCGGTGCTGTTGAACGGATTTCGTCAAAGGACCAATCGAACTGGCGCGCGTAGAACTGGCGCAACTTCTCCAACAAAATGTCATCGAGAATTGAAATCACCGAGGTGATACCCAGGTGGGCCACCCGAATGGGGGTGTCGGCCGAATATCCGGTTCCCATTACCGGAATGTGCAGATAATGTCCGTCTTTTCTCATGCTTCGATTCTCCCCCGCGATGGGGGTCTGTGATGAACGGACCCCAGTAGTGAACGCGTTTCTGCGCCCGTTATGAAATAAGATAGGAATCTTACGTGAAATCGGGTAAGAGAAAAAGCCATAGGGGGGTTTTTACAAAACTTTTACATGACCGGCCTTATGCCTTCACACTGCACCCCATATCGCCGGTTTGGCAGGAGTAAGCTTCGCATGTATCGCTCCAAGTGGTTTTTTCATCCGGTTTTTGTCTTTATCTGCTCAACCCTTGCCCTGGGACTGTCCTTATTTCTCTATATTTACTGGTACATCGCCGTGAGCCAGGGCCTCAATGCCCTCATTCAGAATTTCAACCTGGACCGCGACCAGGTCCTCGAGCCCCAAACCTGGCTGGTCATTCTGGTTCTCAGTCTGCTGGTGGGCCTGATTCTGCTGGGAATATTCATCATTTTTGTCTATAATCAAAAAATTATCATGCTTTACCGGCTTCAGCACAATTTTATCAACAACTTCACCCACGAACTCAAGACCCCGGTAACCTCGATTAAATTGTATCTGGAGACCTTTCTCAAGCACGAACTTCCCCGGCCGGATCTCATCCGGTATACCGGCTTCATGCTCCAGGACGTCGCCCGGCTATCGGACAACATCAACCGGATTCTGAACCTCGCCAAGATCGAAACCAAGACCTACAGCGGTGAGTTCGTCATATTGGACTTGGTCACGGTGGTGGAACGCTTCAGCCGCAACAACAGTCATCTATTTCGCAACTGCCTCATAACGATACAAAACCCCGGCGGTCGGGCCTTTCTTTATCGCATCAACGTGAGCCTGTTCGAAATGCTGCTGATGAACCTGATCACCAACGCTATTAAATACAACAATTCCGAAACCCCCAAAGTCGAAATCACTTTTTTGCAGCGCAAACACAAACTGCTGCTTCAGTTTAAAGACAATGGTTTGGGGATTCAAAAAACTGAGCTTCACAAAATTTTTCGAAAGTTCTATCAGGTGGGGAGTTCGGAAAACCTGGCGGTTCGGGGCAGCGGATTGGGACTGTATCTCGCCCAGAATGTGGCCCGGATTCACAAGGGGCGCCTCAGCGCCCAAAGCCCTGGCCCGGGTTTGGGCGCCGTCTTTACGTTGGCCCTGCCGTTTCACGATTGAAATCAACCAAATGCAGGCACTATCCCCGCCCGCGTGCACCTGGCTGTCAGAAACGGCAGCGCCCTTTGAAACATTGCATTTTAAACCGTCATCAGGTGTGAAGGAAGGAAAATGGCTACCAAACGGATCCTGGTCATCGAGGACGACCGCCATATCGCCGAAGGGTTGAAACTCAACCTGGGTCTACAGGGGTATGATGTGGTGGTGGCCGGCGACGGGGTGA
The Desulfobacteraceae bacterium DNA segment above includes these coding regions:
- a CDS encoding HAMP domain-containing histidine kinase, whose translation is MYRSKWFFHPVFVFICSTLALGLSLFLYIYWYIAVSQGLNALIQNFNLDRDQVLEPQTWLVILVLSLLVGLILLGIFIIFVYNQKIIMLYRLQHNFINNFTHELKTPVTSIKLYLETFLKHELPRPDLIRYTGFMLQDVARLSDNINRILNLAKIETKTYSGEFVILDLVTVVERFSRNNSHLFRNCLITIQNPGGRAFLYRINVSLFEMLLMNLITNAIKYNNSETPKVEITFLQRKHKLLLQFKDNGLGIQKTELHKIFRKFYQVGSSENLAVRGSGLGLYLAQNVARIHKGRLSAQSPGPGLGAVFTLALPFHD